The Haloarcula sp. CBA1127 genomic interval GACTGGGCGACGGAGGCCAGTTCGTCCGGGTCGGCGTCTTTGAGCCGGTCGTCACCGAGCATCAGGCGGAGTCGCGGGCGACCCACGTCGATTGGGACCTTCTCGGTGTCGATGAGGTTCATGTCTTCGAGTTTCGTCTTCGTCCGCGAGAACGTTGCCTTGCTCGCCAGCCCGACATCCTCGCCCCACTTGCTGATGTCATACAGCAGTTCGCCGTTCCGTGCGGCCACGAGCAGGCTAATGGTGACCTCATCAAGCCCGTCGCCATCGCCGCGAGCCGTCGACAGCGAGCTGAGAACGTCGTTGAAGTCCGACGCGGTTTCCGGGCCGATATCGGATTCCAGCGTGCTCTGGACGCGGTTGAGCGGCGGTGTCCGGAGCGAGTACTCGTCGGCGTCTTGCCAGGTCGAGCCGTAGTAGTCGTAGGC includes:
- the tbsP gene encoding transcriptional regulator TbsP is translated as MTENLLQDDIGSMLTTVFGATDEPVYVVNPSRRTISELVSTLDADSGAPEVRLLADERALKDVMDDFLVASTAADLINEGRLTMRLLDDVPNHSVAVTVDTVYALVTISDTVGGLGTDDAAFVDNAYDYYGSTWQDADEYSLRTPPLNRVQSTLESDIGPETASDFNDVLSSLSTARGDGDGLDEVTISLLVAARNGELLYDISKWGEDVGLASKATFSRTKTKLEDMNLIDTEKVPIDVGRPRLRLMLGDDRLKDADPDELASVAQSILAA